A part of Onthophagus taurus isolate NC chromosome 7, IU_Otau_3.0, whole genome shotgun sequence genomic DNA contains:
- the LOC139430836 gene encoding uncharacterized protein, producing the protein MDGNVDNEVLISLVQTKPVLWDKTLPIYKDRNATKNAWKDVCCEINKNFEDMEDKEKNEFGKAVIRRWTNLRDAFSKSTKKQQHFKKSGSAAPNVKKYVYNDQMQSLKKVYELRETVDSLGNTPNSEDGLADNNELQPASDVNEGVVRHNQATNKEKMAERFGNRKRRNPDEIELKMLKALEPEKPNSHMSFFEGVIPHLKKYDDSEVLAALQLLKTNCYVEKIIVKIMYDIVPYDLKSIVCANKIYDKITYDIFPYDRNRCVCAYPTGGSNSMSE; encoded by the exons ATGGACGGCAATGTGGATAACGAAGTCCTCATTTCATTGGTTCAAACCAAACCAGTGTTGTGGGATAAAACGCTACCAATTTACAAAGATAGGAATGCTACAAAAAATGCATGGAAGGACGTCTGCtgcgaaataaataaaaattttgaagacaTGGAAGATAAGGAAAAAAACGAGTTCG GGAAAGCAGTCATAAGAAGATGGACAAATCTCCGCGATGCATTTTCTAAATCTACAAAAAAACAGCAGCATTTTAAGAAAAGCGGCTCGGCCGCACCAAACGTAAAGAAATATGTGTACAATGACCAAATGCAATCTCTAAAGAAAGTGTATGAGTTAAGAGAAACTGTTGACAGCTTGGGAAACACACCTAACAGCGAAGATGGACTTGCTGATAATAATGAGCTTCAACCTGCTTCAGACGTGAACGAAGGCGTAGTTCGTCACAATCAAGCTacaaataaagagaaaatggCTGAGAGATTTGGCAACAGAAAACGCCGCAATCCGGatgaaattgaattaaaaatgttgaaggCACTGGAGCCAGAAAAGCCAAATTCCCATATGTCATTCTTTGAAGGCGTGATAcctcatttaaaaaaatatgacgaCAGTGAAGTTTTGGCTGCTTTACAATTGTTAAAGACAAATTGTTACGTGGAGAAAATCatagttaaaataatgtaCGATATTGTTCCGTACGATCTAAAATCGATTGTGTgtgcaaataaaatatacgaTAAAATAACGTACGATATTTTTCCGTACGATCGAAATCGATGCGTGTGCGCTTACCCTAcaggtggttcaaattcgatgtctgaatag
- the LOC139430611 gene encoding uncharacterized protein: protein MLHLIGNSHARASDNTDGMTDPLVAVLPRNNDSTNVVESSLPSLPLYCSGNFDGLSRTMQDFTTDPPLYEQIMNELRSQPGNDNGAIVTTSPTLSSYGLTRISMEIREEGTYQEVVVPPEPATNQADVVQPLPDIVHTDVTSQAPAENQVLAAPSVPATEDVSQPSDRICVSPVFSSGPIRYTSRRIKKRVNLLSRGCVKQTTRPNPSPASQDSCRLLRNALAKPPRNTRRVPTLATVTRPATVVTSPPEVTIDIRDSPPTITTIPPQNVVFPPPLPIPTIPQRQNLPAVNTAHPDPWVDAFLHSTTNLASSLLSQEDFFILGLKPQLKTKVTTLEHHKRHFVNALNAVNQNPTVCFAASSNILNMYNTKINLYKSLLRLLPDNG, encoded by the coding sequence ATGCTTCACTTAATTGGTAACAGCCACGCTCGTGCAAGCGATAATACCGATGGTATGACCGACCCACTGGTTGCCGTGCTGCCACGCAATAACGACAGTACGAATGTTGTTGAGTCAAGCCTACCGTCGTTACCATTATATTGCAGCGGCAACTTTGACGGTTTGAGTCGTACCATGCAGGATTTCACTACAGACCCACCACTGTACGAGCAAATAATGAATGAGCTCCGGTCACAGCCAGGGAACGACAATGGTGCGATTGTTACCACCAGTCCAACCTTGTCGTCCTACGGCTTAACTCGCATCAGTATGGAGATACGAGAAGAAGGAACATATCAGGAAGTTGTTGTGCCACCTGAACCTGCTACCAATCAGGCCGACGTGGTACAACCACTTCCAGATATTGTACATACGGATGTCACAAGTCAAGCACCTGCTGAAAACCAGGTGCTTGCGGCACCGTCTGTACCAGCGACGGAAGACGTATCCCAACCCTCCGATAGGATATGTGTTTCGCCTGTCTTCTCGAGTGGACCCATACGGTACACATCCCGCCGTATAAAAAAACGCGTCAACTTGTTGTCAAGGGGTTGCGTGAAACAAACTACCCGCCCAAACCCTTCTCCTGCTTCACAAGACTCCTGTAGATTGCTGCGCAACGCATTAGCCAAACCTCCCCGTAACACACGAAGAGTACCTACACTCGCTACAGTAACCAGACCTGCAACGGTGGTTACATCTCCACCAGAGGTGACCATCGACATCCGTGACAGCCCGCCAACTATCACAACTATCCCACCACAAAATGTGGTGTTCCCACCACCTTTACCTATCCCTACTATCCCGCAGAGGCAAAATCTTCCAGCTGTAAATACCGCACATCCCGACCCATGGGTTGATGCGTTTCTGCATTCAACAACCAACTTGGCAAGCAGTCTTTTGTCCCAAGAGGATTTTTTCATCTTGGGCTTGAAACCTCAATTGAAAACCAAAGTGACGACTTTGGAACATCATAAGCGCCACTTCGTGAACGCGTTGAATGCAGTAAACCAGAATCCCACCGTCTGCTTTGCTGCTTCTTCAAACATCCTTAACATGTACAACACCAAAATTAACCTGTATAAGTCCCTTCTCAGGCTGCTGCCTGACAACGGTtaa
- the LOC139430439 gene encoding uncharacterized protein — MESLNVTEKIKVDNSIVSYEYHSHQPFGSTSFGNNDEIRIGIPEIDNYTLPHESFLYVEGSVRKLDASGKATKDASATAKLINNPVAFMFSDIRYLINGVQIDGVRNVGLTSCMKGYFSYTPHDIIKLANAGWNMGEDLLGQVVPTSPVTDAIMDKNGNFGLSVPLKTLIGFAEDFKTIVMNVRQELVLIRNNDDNDVLVNTVEEPLQLKIDKVVWRMPHLAVGLREQLALTKIAGRNIDPQIPFRSWEVHEYPSLPQTTKHSWAVKTALQLETPRFIIIGFQTKKKGKQLANMATFDNVKLTNLTVFLNGERYPYDNLNVDFDSNRVAVLYDMYTRFQKSYYGKEGEPLLTPKQFIENYPLIGIDCTYQAEALHKSGVEIRIEFTTKNPIPDGTTAYCLVLHDKAFQYSPLTKIVKQMT, encoded by the coding sequence ATGGAGTCCTTAAACGTCACggagaaaataaaagtagataaCTCGATTGTAAGTTACGAATATCATTCCCATCAACCGTTTGGTTCTACTAGCTTCGGTAACAATGATGAAATTCGTATAGGCATACCCGAAATAGACAATTACACATTGCCTcatgaaagttttttgtatgTGGAAGGGAGCGTACGTAAACTGGATGCGAGTGGTAAAGCAACAAAAGATGCTAGTGCAACtgcaaaattgataaataatcctGTAGCGTTTATGTTCAGTGATATTCGCTATCTTATAAATGGTGTTCAAATAGATGGAGTGAGAAACGTGGGGTTAACATCATGTATGAAAGGATACTTTTCGTATACCCCTCACGATATAATAAAGTTGGCGAACGCAGGTTGGAACATGGGCGAGGATCTGCTAGGTCAAGTGGTCCCAACATCCCCTGTAACGGATGCAATAAtggataaaaatggaaattttggaTTGAGTGTACCGCTAAAGACATTAATAGGGTTTGctgaagattttaaaacaattgtgATGAATGTGAGACAAGAGCTAGTGTTAATTCgtaataatgatgataatgatgTGCTTGTGAATACGGTAGAAGAACCGTTAcagttaaaaatcgataaagttgTGTGGAGAATGCCCCATCTAGCCGTAGGCTTACGAGAACAATTAGCTCTAACAAAAATAGCAGGACGAAATATTGATCCGCAAATACCTTTTCGCAGTTGGGAAGTACATGAATATCCTTCTTTACCTCAAACAACAAAGCATTCATGGGCTGTGAAAACAGCTCTGCAGTTGGAAACACctagatttataataattgggtttcaaacaaagaagaaaggaaaacAGTTGGCGAACATGGCAACCTTTGATAATGTAAAACTCACCAATTTGACGGTATTCCTAAACGGTGAACGCTACCCATACGATAATCTGAACGTGGACTTTGATAGTAATCGTGTCGCAGTGTTATATGACATGTATACACGCTTTCAAAAGTCCTACTATGGGAAGGAAGGAGAACCATTACTCACTccgaaacaatttattgaaaattatccactgATTGGAATTGATTGTACATATCAAGCAGAAGCGCTACACAAAAGTGGGGTAGAAATACGGATAGAATTTACGACAAAAAATCCGATTCCTGATGGTACCACAGCATACTGTTTAGTTTTACATGATAAGGCGTTTCAATATTCTCCACtaacaaaaatcgtcaaacAAATGACTTGA